The Terriglobia bacterium genome window below encodes:
- a CDS encoding ABC transporter permease, translating into MTWWQRLWRRKQLEELLDKELRFHLDQHTSDLISQGHDPGEARRLALLAIGGSEQVKESCRDVRGTRWLEDLLQDVRYALRTLRQKPGFAAVALLTLALGIGATTVMFTVVNGVLLKPLPYLEPDSLVILNEQTEKVSSPIWGNLWAFAYPNFLDCRGESRSLAMAALRYRGGIVSESGEAEYVDGFQISAEMFSVLGIHLSRGRAFLPEEDRPGAAPVIIVSHGLWQRRLAGSPGAVGSPLVFDGKPYTVVGIAPAGFRLNGDEVDVFTPLGQDTSPSMQNRDRHPGISVLARLQPGMTLVQAQTELALIGRHLAKQYPKSNAGRSFIAQPLRPQVGDVRSTLWLLLGAVSLVLLIACANVASLLLARAVSRERELAMRVALGAGRSRLVRQCLTESAVLALSGGALGLLIAAIGMRPFVVFWPGSLPRAEEIHLDWHVLLFAIAASLLSGLLFGLAPALRAPARNVEQALRAGARTVAGRSRRLHSVFVVSEFALAVVLLVAAGMLGRTLLRLSSLNPGVDFRNVLVTRMALSPSVLADPARIRAAWQDVLERARLVPGVESVAAVDTVPMRQGNNQLGYWTTPAVPPPNEQPIALATSVTPDYLKVMGIPLLKGRFFNDHDRQGNEPVVVIDDVLAQHAFRGQDPVGKRLWIPATASPFSSDTQVPDPVRVVGVVGHVRHWGLAGDDQAQVRAQFYYPFAQVADPLLRRWSELMSVAVRTSIAPLNVVVPLRRELRGATGGATGDQALYEVRTMEQLVSDSLARQRFLLLLFGIFAGLALLLACIGIYGVLAYLTGERVPEIGVRMALGATAGDVMWLVLRQSLSMIFIGVGVGISVALAAGRLLEHLVPGVRTTEPLTFVMMISVLVVAALFASFVPARRASRIEPMRTLRQE; encoded by the coding sequence ATGACCTGGTGGCAGCGTCTGTGGCGGCGAAAGCAACTGGAAGAGCTGCTCGACAAGGAGCTTCGCTTCCATCTCGACCAGCATACGAGCGATCTGATCTCACAAGGCCACGATCCCGGGGAAGCACGGCGACTGGCCCTCCTCGCTATCGGCGGTTCGGAACAGGTCAAGGAGAGCTGCCGGGATGTCCGCGGCACGCGCTGGTTGGAAGACCTGTTGCAGGACGTCCGCTATGCGCTCCGCACCCTGCGGCAGAAGCCGGGATTTGCGGCTGTCGCCCTGTTGACACTTGCCCTTGGCATCGGAGCGACGACCGTCATGTTCACCGTCGTCAATGGTGTGCTGCTGAAACCGCTGCCTTACCTGGAACCCGACAGTCTGGTTATCCTAAATGAACAGACGGAAAAGGTCAGCAGTCCAATTTGGGGCAATCTGTGGGCATTTGCCTATCCTAACTTTCTTGATTGCAGAGGTGAGAGCCGCTCCCTGGCCATGGCGGCGTTGCGCTACAGGGGAGGCATCGTAAGCGAGTCCGGGGAAGCCGAGTATGTTGACGGCTTTCAGATCTCGGCTGAAATGTTCTCCGTCCTGGGTATTCATCTCTCAAGAGGGCGCGCCTTCCTGCCCGAAGAAGACCGGCCCGGCGCAGCGCCCGTGATCATCGTGAGCCACGGTTTGTGGCAGCGCCGCCTCGCCGGAAGCCCCGGAGCGGTCGGTTCGCCGCTTGTTTTTGACGGAAAGCCCTACACCGTTGTCGGCATCGCGCCCGCGGGTTTCCGTTTGAACGGAGACGAGGTGGATGTGTTTACACCGCTCGGTCAAGACACTTCACCGAGTATGCAGAATCGCGACAGGCATCCCGGCATCAGTGTTCTTGCGCGCCTCCAACCCGGCATGACGCTGGTCCAGGCACAGACGGAGCTGGCGCTGATCGGCCGCCATCTGGCTAAGCAGTACCCGAAATCCAATGCAGGCCGCAGCTTCATAGCTCAGCCGCTTCGTCCGCAGGTCGGAGATGTCCGGTCCACGCTCTGGTTGCTCCTGGGCGCGGTCAGCCTGGTGTTGCTGATTGCGTGTGCCAACGTGGCGAGTTTGTTGCTGGCGCGCGCGGTTTCACGCGAGCGTGAGCTGGCCATGCGCGTGGCGCTCGGGGCGGGCCGGAGCCGGCTGGTGCGCCAATGCCTGACCGAGAGCGCGGTGCTGGCGCTTTCCGGTGGCGCGCTCGGCCTTTTGATCGCAGCCATCGGGATGCGGCCGTTTGTGGTGTTTTGGCCGGGCAGTTTGCCGCGCGCTGAAGAGATCCACCTCGACTGGCATGTGCTGCTCTTCGCCATCGCCGCTTCCCTCTTGAGTGGACTTCTTTTCGGACTGGCGCCGGCCTTGCGCGCTCCCGCCCGCAACGTCGAACAGGCCCTCCGTGCCGGAGCGCGGACGGTTGCGGGGCGTTCGCGCCGCCTGCACAGTGTTTTTGTCGTATCCGAATTCGCCCTGGCGGTCGTGTTGTTGGTCGCTGCCGGGATGCTCGGACGCACGCTCCTGCGGCTCTCATCCCTTAATCCAGGCGTTGACTTCCGGAACGTGCTGGTCACCCGGATGGCGCTTTCACCCAGCGTGCTGGCAGACCCGGCGCGGATTCGCGCGGCCTGGCAGGACGTTCTGGAGCGCGCTCGCCTGGTACCGGGAGTGGAGTCCGTTGCGGCGGTCGATACCGTGCCGATGCGCCAAGGCAACAACCAGCTCGGCTACTGGACCACCCCGGCTGTGCCACCGCCGAACGAGCAGCCCATAGCGTTGGCGACGAGCGTGACGCCGGATTATCTGAAGGTCATGGGTATCCCGCTGCTCAAAGGGCGATTCTTCAACGACCACGATCGGCAAGGCAATGAACCCGTCGTGGTGATTGATGACGTTTTGGCACAACACGCTTTCCGCGGACAGGATCCGGTCGGGAAGCGCCTCTGGATCCCAGCCACGGCCAGCCCTTTCTCGTCGGACACCCAGGTCCCCGACCCGGTCCGGGTGGTGGGTGTGGTCGGCCATGTCCGGCATTGGGGGCTCGCCGGCGACGATCAGGCGCAAGTGCGCGCACAGTTCTATTATCCTTTCGCCCAGGTGGCGGACCCACTTCTGCGGCGTTGGTCCGAACTCATGTCGGTTGCCGTCCGGACCAGCATCGCGCCGTTGAATGTGGTCGTACCACTGCGGAGGGAACTACGCGGAGCTACCGGTGGAGCCACAGGCGACCAAGCCCTCTATGAAGTTCGCACCATGGAACAGCTCGTGAGCGATTCCCTCGCCCGGCAACGCTTCCTTTTGCTGTTGTTCGGCATATTCGCCGGGCTGGCTCTGCTGCTGGCGTGCATCGGCATTTATGGTGTGCTGGCGTACTTGACCGGCGAGCGCGTGCCGGAAATCGGTGTACGCATGGCACTCGGGGCTACCGCCGGCGATGTCATGTGGCTTGTGCTCCGGCAGAGCCTTAGCATGATTTTCATCGGCGTCGGTGTGGGCATATCGGTCGCCTTGGCAGCAGGCCGCTTGCTGGAACACCTGGTGCCCGGGGTTAGGACCACGGAGCCGCTGACTTTCGTCATGATGATTTCCGTACTTGTCGTTGCGGCGCTGTTCGCCAGTTTTGTACCGGCCCGTCGCGCGAGCCGGATAGAGCCAATGAGAACCTTACGCCAAGAGTAG
- a CDS encoding amidohydrolase family protein, giving the protein MLGCCTDTTYDPKAGLEHELKTLNPMFSMQDIIKMMGPNTASYTQMSDQLGTPEQGKIADLILLDGNPSEGYWNLLKSKLYVPCVSRLPLLKGGRLCNTARPESILRKKPSRLVR; this is encoded by the coding sequence ATTCTGGGCTGCTGCACCGATACTACCTATGACCCGAAGGCCGGGCTGGAGCATGAGCTAAAGACCCTCAATCCGATGTTCTCAATGCAGGACATCATCAAAATGATGGGGCCCAATACGGCGTCCTACACCCAGATGAGCGACCAACTCGGAACGCCGGAGCAGGGCAAAATCGCCGACCTCATTCTTCTGGATGGCAATCCGTCGGAGGGCTATTGGAACTTGCTGAAAAGTAAATTATATGTACCCTGTGTGAGTAGATTACCTTTACTCAAAGGGGGGCGGTTATGCAACACCGCACGACCAGAGTCAATCCTTCGGAAGAAACCATCAAGATTGGTCCGTTAG
- a CDS encoding PadR family transcriptional regulator codes for MPEKSDLPQGTLDLLILKVVALGPVHGYAIAQRLQQVSRDVVQVPQGSLYPALHRLENRGLLAADWKQTETGREAKFYRLTPEGRKQLEVEAASWERLTQAVGLILGMADGGTR; via the coding sequence ATGCCAGAGAAATCCGACCTGCCTCAAGGCACCCTGGACTTACTGATTCTAAAGGTCGTCGCGCTCGGCCCGGTACACGGGTACGCGATCGCGCAACGGCTGCAACAGGTCTCGCGCGATGTCGTTCAGGTTCCCCAAGGGTCACTCTACCCGGCGTTGCACCGGCTCGAGAACCGCGGACTGCTCGCTGCGGACTGGAAACAGACCGAAACGGGGCGTGAAGCAAAATTCTATCGTCTGACCCCGGAAGGGCGAAAACAGCTTGAAGTAGAAGCCGCCAGCTGGGAGCGCTTGACCCAGGCAGTCGGCCTCATCCTCGGCATGGCAGACGGAGGTACGCGATGA
- a CDS encoding RNA polymerase sigma factor: protein MTRSEQTDSAGLYREIEEKEILAQLKAGERRNLGALMDHFGAALMSYLLALTGKRDLAEDVFQDTWVRVMERIDGYDTARSFSPWLFRIARNLAYDRLRLLRWKSQLGIGAANRGDPAIEIAAPGDFREGMMAQDLAEALLTGLDPVLREMIWLRFYRDLSYEEIAEHCRLPLGTVKSRLARALDQLGHRYRYMKGAAHA, encoded by the coding sequence ATGACCCGCTCGGAGCAAACGGATTCGGCCGGACTCTACCGGGAGATCGAGGAAAAGGAGATCCTGGCCCAGCTCAAAGCGGGGGAGCGTCGCAATCTGGGCGCACTGATGGATCATTTCGGAGCCGCTCTGATGAGTTATCTTCTGGCCCTCACCGGCAAGCGCGATCTCGCCGAAGACGTCTTCCAGGACACCTGGGTCCGGGTCATGGAACGCATCGACGGCTACGACACGGCCCGGAGCTTTTCCCCGTGGCTCTTCCGCATCGCCAGAAACCTGGCATATGACCGGCTCCGGCTTCTGCGCTGGAAAAGCCAGTTGGGAATCGGGGCGGCAAATCGGGGAGATCCGGCGATCGAGATCGCCGCTCCGGGCGATTTTCGCGAGGGCATGATGGCGCAGGATTTGGCCGAGGCCCTGCTCACCGGGCTCGATCCGGTATTGCGCGAAATGATCTGGCTGCGATTCTACCGGGACCTGAGCTATGAAGAGATTGCCGAACACTGCCGTTTGCCCCTGGGCACTGTCAAGAGCCGTCTGGCGCGA
- a CDS encoding cupin domain-containing protein, translating into MQHRTTRVNPSEETIKIGPLGIRFLLTGDDSNGGVSVFEVLVPAGQKLAAPAHKNDAYEEILYGVEGVLTWTVDGTPIEVGPGQALCIPRGAVHRFDNLGSENVKQLAVITPAIMGPAYFREAAEVIGAAGSGPPDRAKMTDIFRRHGMTVAAPPSTK; encoded by the coding sequence ATGCAACACCGCACGACCAGAGTCAATCCTTCGGAAGAAACCATCAAGATTGGTCCGTTAGGGATCCGGTTCCTACTCACGGGCGATGATTCCAACGGCGGCGTATCAGTGTTCGAGGTTCTCGTCCCCGCCGGGCAGAAGCTGGCGGCGCCGGCCCACAAGAACGACGCCTACGAGGAGATCCTCTACGGCGTCGAGGGCGTCCTCACTTGGACGGTTGACGGCACGCCCATCGAGGTTGGTCCCGGGCAGGCGCTGTGTATCCCTCGAGGCGCGGTGCACCGCTTCGATAACCTTGGCAGCGAGAATGTGAAACAGCTCGCCGTCATCACCCCTGCAATAATGGGCCCCGCGTACTTCCGCGAAGCTGCCGAGGTGATCGGTGCCGCCGGCAGCGGCCCGCCCGACCGCGCGAAGATGACGGATATCTTCAGGCGTCATGGCATGACGGTGGCCGCGCCCCCGTCTACTAAGTAG
- a CDS encoding protein kinase — protein sequence MPEIGKTVSHYRITAKLGQGGMGEVFLAEDLSLHRKVALKFLPLEMQRDLTAHKRFIREARSAAALDHPYICHINEVAESDGQDIIVMEYVEGRSLKDRLEQGPLPPEEALPIAIEAAEALEEAHGKGIIHRDIKPANIMLTRTGHAKVMDFGLAKQLVPTEGMESAAETLTALTSDGSTVGTLAYMSPEQLRARDADARSDIWALGVTLYEMASGARPFYGEGGFELTAAILSQAPRPLPSQVPAELGAVIGRCLEKDPGKRYQKASELREALIAVQAGTVSPWVGWRYRLARSRWPVIAAVVLALVILAGILVGLDVGGLRSRMAGRMGIPARAVRLAVLPFANLTGDPEQEHVSDGLTQEMIAQLGRLHPQSLSVIARTSVMRYKKSEKSIDQIGRELGVDYVLEGSAGREASRIRIEAALIQVRDQTQLWADIYEREASGILALQSEVARKVAESLALKLLPAEQARLANVRKVNPEAYDAYLKGSMLLNMLTKASLDTAESYFKAALKIDPDYAAAYAKLSSVWASRQQFYFTPPAEAGPKSWEFAQKAVQLDDNNALAHGYLAARFTYTKWDWAAAEREYKRSLELDPNECLGGYAHFLMIMGRTEEGLAQGRKAADLDPYNIAAQGFYAIDLYFARRYEDAIVQARKALALQADAGVAIGALYLSLRELKRYDDAHAMDKQFLAADFPELWSVVEKAYPESGYSAAWGQAADVDAKYYGKGRTAMDIVDDYLLGGDKQSAIRWLGKAYDEHDPNLPYVACSPQWDALRSEPGFRDILRRMNLLH from the coding sequence ATGCCTGAGATCGGCAAGACCGTCTCGCACTACCGAATCACTGCAAAGCTGGGCCAGGGCGGCATGGGCGAGGTGTTTCTGGCCGAGGACTTGTCGCTTCATCGCAAGGTCGCCCTGAAATTTCTTCCTCTTGAAATGCAACGGGACCTCACCGCCCACAAGCGCTTCATCCGCGAAGCCCGCTCCGCCGCGGCGCTCGACCATCCCTACATCTGCCACATCAATGAAGTGGCCGAATCCGACGGCCAGGACATCATCGTTATGGAGTATGTCGAAGGCCGCTCACTCAAAGACCGGCTCGAGCAGGGGCCCTTGCCGCCGGAGGAGGCGCTGCCGATCGCAATCGAGGCGGCCGAAGCACTGGAGGAGGCGCACGGAAAGGGCATCATCCACCGCGACATCAAGCCCGCGAACATCATGCTGACGCGGACGGGTCACGCCAAGGTGATGGACTTCGGGCTGGCCAAGCAGCTGGTTCCTACGGAGGGGATGGAGAGTGCGGCGGAGACCCTCACGGCTCTGACCTCGGACGGGAGCACGGTCGGAACGCTGGCTTACATGTCGCCGGAGCAATTGCGCGCCCGGGACGCCGATGCCCGCAGCGACATCTGGGCGTTGGGCGTGACGCTGTATGAAATGGCGTCGGGCGCACGACCGTTCTATGGCGAGGGCGGGTTCGAGTTGACAGCGGCGATTTTGAGCCAGGCGCCGCGGCCGTTGCCATCCCAAGTGCCGGCAGAGCTGGGTGCGGTGATCGGGCGCTGTTTGGAGAAGGATCCCGGGAAGCGGTATCAGAAGGCGAGTGAATTGCGGGAAGCGTTGATTGCGGTGCAGGCAGGGACGGTGTCGCCGTGGGTGGGATGGCGCTACCGGCTTGCCCGCAGTCGCTGGCCGGTGATTGCGGCTGTGGTGTTGGCGCTCGTCATACTGGCGGGGATCCTGGTGGGACTGGATGTGGGCGGGCTGAGGAGCCGGATGGCGGGGAGGATGGGAATCCCAGCTCGGGCGGTCAGGCTGGCGGTGCTGCCGTTTGCGAACCTGACGGGTGATCCGGAGCAGGAACACGTGAGCGACGGGTTGACGCAGGAGATGATCGCGCAGTTGGGACGACTGCATCCGCAGAGTCTGAGCGTGATCGCGCGGACGTCGGTGATGCGCTACAAGAAGAGCGAGAAATCGATCGATCAGATCGGGCGCGAGCTTGGGGTGGACTACGTGCTGGAAGGAAGTGCCGGCCGTGAGGCCAGCCGGATCCGCATCGAGGCCGCGCTGATTCAGGTGCGGGATCAAACGCAGCTCTGGGCCGACATCTACGAGCGCGAGGCGTCGGGCATCCTGGCTTTGCAGAGCGAGGTGGCGCGGAAGGTGGCGGAGTCATTGGCACTGAAGCTGCTGCCGGCGGAACAGGCACGGCTGGCCAATGTGCGCAAGGTCAACCCCGAGGCTTACGATGCCTATCTCAAAGGCTCGATGTTGCTGAATATGCTCACCAAAGCTAGCCTTGACACGGCGGAAAGCTATTTCAAGGCGGCCCTCAAGATTGACCCCGACTATGCCGCGGCCTACGCCAAGCTCTCCTCCGTCTGGGCCAGCCGCCAACAATTTTATTTCACTCCACCCGCGGAGGCTGGGCCCAAGTCATGGGAGTTCGCGCAAAAAGCCGTCCAGTTGGACGACAACAATGCCCTCGCGCACGGTTACCTGGCCGCTAGATTCACCTATACGAAGTGGGACTGGGCAGCCGCAGAGCGAGAGTACAAGCGGTCGTTGGAGCTCGATCCCAATGAATGCCTCGGGGGATATGCTCATTTTCTGATGATCATGGGCCGAACGGAGGAGGGTTTGGCCCAGGGACGGAAAGCTGCGGACCTCGATCCGTACAATATCGCCGCCCAAGGCTTCTACGCTATCGATCTCTATTTCGCCCGGCGATATGAGGACGCCATCGTCCAAGCCCGAAAAGCCCTGGCTCTGCAAGCCGACGCGGGGGTCGCGATCGGCGCGCTCTACCTCTCCCTTCGCGAGCTGAAAAGATACGACGATGCCCATGCCATGGATAAGCAGTTTTTGGCCGCGGATTTCCCAGAGCTATGGAGTGTCGTTGAAAAGGCTTACCCGGAATCAGGATATAGCGCAGCCTGGGGCCAGGCGGCCGATGTGGATGCGAAATACTATGGCAAGGGCAGGACGGCCATGGACATTGTGGACGACTATCTCTTAGGCGGAGACAAGCAAAGTGCTATCCGCTGGCTGGGAAAAGCCTATGATGAGCACGACCCCAATCTGCCCTACGTCGCCTGTTCCCCCCAGTGGGATGCCTTGCGATCCGAACCAGGCTTCCGGGACATCCTGCGCCGCATGAACCTCCTGCACTGA
- a CDS encoding serine/threonine protein kinase: MIGRTISHYRITEKLGQGGMGVVYRAEDTTLGRQVAIKVLPDIFAGDPERLSRFEREAKLLASLNHPNIAAIHGLDEVGEKRFLVLELVEGEALAERIAKGPLPVDEALEVCRQIAEGLEAAHERGIVHRDLKPANVKVTPEGKVKILDFGLAKAFHAETAADDIAQSPTISELATRAGAILGTAAYMSPEQAKGKVVDKRTDIWAFGCVLYECLTGRKAFQGDTVTETVASILKGEPDWKALPSVTPWRVRDLLHRCLQKDPALRLRDIGDARFEIETPASFLADAVEAPRRASLLWLVAGAAVALIAGILIGPTFMSYIRPAPSPSVVWSTIKVEPGLRLPGQAYDMERPGRTAVTISSDGMFIVYSAIEENPGPQAKPQLYLRRMDQSAAKPIAGTEGGTSPFLSPDSRWVGFWSDGKLKKVLVEGGVPSALCDASALYGANWGRDNSIVFADGDVTGLSRVSAEGGKPETLTKPDPKRDECSHRLPSWLPNGKAVLFTILKFPYDPKPSLALLRLDTGEWHVLFQDAADARYVPTGHLVFLRQGTLMAVGFDPARLEVIGQPIALVENVMQAFGLSYSSHHIGAGQFGISDTGSLIYAPGGVPPPQSNSLVWVDQRGAEQPAADLQVPFFAPRLSPDGQRIA, translated from the coding sequence ATGATCGGCAGGACCATTTCACACTACCGGATCACTGAAAAGCTGGGCCAGGGAGGAATGGGCGTCGTCTACCGTGCCGAGGACACGACCCTGGGCCGTCAGGTTGCCATTAAGGTTCTGCCCGACATCTTCGCCGGAGATCCGGAAAGACTTTCCCGATTCGAGCGGGAGGCGAAGCTGCTGGCATCGCTGAATCATCCCAATATCGCCGCCATTCATGGCCTGGACGAAGTTGGAGAAAAGCGGTTCTTGGTGCTCGAGCTGGTGGAAGGTGAGGCGCTGGCTGAGCGCATCGCCAAAGGCCCGTTGCCGGTGGACGAAGCCTTGGAGGTTTGCCGCCAAATCGCCGAGGGCCTTGAAGCCGCCCACGAAAGAGGCATCGTCCACCGCGACCTCAAACCTGCCAACGTGAAGGTCACCCCGGAAGGCAAGGTCAAGATCTTGGACTTCGGGTTGGCAAAGGCATTCCACGCGGAAACGGCGGCGGACGACATCGCGCAATCCCCGACCATCAGCGAACTGGCGACGCGAGCCGGAGCGATTCTCGGCACTGCCGCCTACATGAGTCCCGAGCAGGCTAAAGGCAAAGTGGTAGATAAGCGAACGGATATTTGGGCGTTCGGCTGCGTGCTGTACGAATGCCTGACGGGGAGGAAGGCTTTCCAAGGGGACACTGTTACCGAAACAGTGGCATCGATCCTCAAAGGCGAGCCGGACTGGAAGGCGCTTCCCTCTGTTACGCCGTGGCGGGTCAGGGACCTGTTGCACCGATGCCTTCAGAAGGACCCGGCTCTCCGGCTGCGCGACATCGGCGACGCCCGGTTCGAGATTGAAACGCCGGCGTCTTTTCTCGCCGACGCAGTGGAGGCTCCCCGGCGAGCCTCGCTTCTGTGGCTGGTTGCCGGTGCGGCGGTTGCGCTTATAGCGGGCATCCTCATCGGGCCGACGTTCATGAGCTACATTCGGCCTGCGCCCTCTCCTTCGGTGGTCTGGTCAACCATCAAGGTCGAGCCGGGTCTCCGACTGCCAGGCCAAGCCTATGATATGGAGCGTCCCGGCCGAACTGCTGTGACCATTTCCAGTGACGGCATGTTTATCGTCTACAGCGCGATCGAGGAGAATCCCGGCCCTCAGGCAAAGCCTCAGTTGTACCTGCGGAGAATGGACCAATCGGCAGCCAAGCCCATCGCCGGGACAGAAGGGGGTACCAGTCCCTTCCTGTCGCCCGACAGCCGCTGGGTGGGATTCTGGTCAGACGGCAAGTTGAAGAAGGTTCTCGTTGAAGGTGGTGTCCCGAGTGCTTTGTGCGACGCTTCAGCTCTCTATGGTGCGAATTGGGGTCGCGACAACAGCATTGTGTTTGCGGATGGAGATGTCACCGGGCTTTCAAGGGTATCGGCTGAGGGCGGGAAGCCCGAGACGTTAACCAAGCCTGACCCAAAGCGGGACGAGTGCAGCCACCGCCTGCCATCCTGGCTTCCCAATGGGAAGGCCGTGCTTTTCACCATATTGAAGTTCCCCTATGATCCGAAACCCTCACTTGCCCTGCTCCGACTCGATACCGGCGAGTGGCATGTCCTGTTTCAGGACGCGGCAGATGCCAGGTACGTTCCCACGGGGCACCTTGTTTTCCTGAGGCAGGGGACGCTCATGGCCGTGGGATTTGATCCGGCCAGGCTGGAGGTCATCGGCCAGCCGATCGCGCTCGTGGAAAACGTCATGCAGGCCTTCGGCCTATCGTATAGTTCTCATCACATTGGTGCTGGTCAGTTCGGCATCTCCGACACCGGGTCGCTCATTTATGCGCCAGGAGGCGTTCCTCCGCCCCAAAGCAACTCGCTCGTATGGGTGGATCAGAGAGGAGCAGAGCAGCCAGCCGCAGATTTGCAAGTCCCCTTCTTCGCTCCGCGTCTCTCTCCTGATGGCCAGAGAATCGCTTAG